GGTTCAGCTCAGTGAAAGGCACAAAGTGGTCATTGAGTTTGATAAACTTCAGGTGCTGGTCAAAGAACTGCCCATGGCTGACCCCCTTGCGACCAAAGGTCATGGTCCGAGAGATCTCTGGACGAATGCAGGCCCGCTCCTTGCGCTGATCTGGGTGCCGCATCCAGTCATCCCAGAAGGCTTTAGGCCACTTGGGCTCCAACTCATCCCACAGCTCGGCCAAGAGCAACCACCCCAGGCCTGGGAAGAAGTCCGTTCGGTAGAGAGTCTCCGGATGCCTGCTGTCCACCATCTGCTCCTTGCCATTGTCGTTCCAAGCTGAGACGCACCAGAGTGTCTTGTCCTCCAGGAGCAGTGGGAAGGCGGCCTGGAAGTACTCAAAGAAGTCCGGGGCCACTTCCAGGTCATCCTCCACCACAATGGCTGCCTGGTACTTGAGCACATGGAAGACCTGACCCAGTGCCCAGTGGTAGTGCCTGGATATCTTGTAGTAGCCCTGAAACTTGCGGTGGTCAGAGGGCACAGGGATCTCGCCCAGATCGGGCTGCTTGATGTGAACCACCGCATCGCCGTAGGATGCGATGACCTGGGCGGTTTCCTGGTGACCACAGTCCTGACTCACCACGATTGGAAAGCGCTCCTTGGAGGGTTGGTACTGGATGAGCTTGTCCAGGCAGCGGCGCACTGTGCTACGATCACAAGCAATCACTAGCACGGGAATCACCAGCTCTGCTGGCTTGGGGTCCGTCCTACCTCGGGAGGGTGAGCTGAGAGAAGGAGAAGCAGGAGCGGGTGTGACTGTTTTCTTCTGCTG
The DNA window shown above is from Rhinatrema bivittatum chromosome 19, aRhiBiv1.1, whole genome shotgun sequence and carries:
- the MGAT1 gene encoding alpha-1,3-mannosyl-glycoprotein 2-beta-N-acetylglucosaminyltransferase, with amino-acid sequence MLRKSNVVLWGVVLFVAWNALILLFLWTRPTPDTPGNLTYEVMKLAQDAEDELERQKGLLQQIREYSAIWSRQQKKTVTPAPASPSLSSPSRGRTDPKPAELVIPVLVIACDRSTVRRCLDKLIQYQPSKERFPIVVSQDCGHQETAQVIASYGDAVVHIKQPDLGEIPVPSDHRKFQGYYKISRHYHWALGQVFHVLKYQAAIVVEDDLEVAPDFFEYFQAAFPLLLEDKTLWCVSAWNDNGKEQMVDSRHPETLYRTDFFPGLGWLLLAELWDELEPKWPKAFWDDWMRHPDQRKERACIRPEISRTMTFGRKGVSHGQFFDQHLKFIKLNDHFVPFTELNLTYLTKENFERTFREEVYGAPELRVEELQGNQRQELGAVRVQYSSREAFKAFAKALGAMDDLKAGVPRAGYHGVVTFLYRSRRVYLAPPPDWTGYDPSWS